GAAAACGCCGCTTGCCCACGACTCCAATGTGATGACTTGGAACAGTGTTACAAGTGCTAAATGCAGCGATCCAAAATATTCCGGTGAAATGTCTCCATAAAGCAGGACTCCCAATACCGCGTAAACGTAGAAGACAAGAGATAAAAGCAGCATGATGGTCCCAAGGGACGGGATTGTTTTTAGAAAAGCGGTCACAAGGCGGTTCAAGGACGGAACGACCGTAATGGCGCGCAGCACCCTTAGCACACGTAAGATCCGGATAGCCGATATAAAATAAGTACCGCTAAAGAAAAGGACCCCTGCGACAATCACAAAGTCAAAAACATTCCATCTGCTTTTAAAGAAATGGTGAAGTTTCTTCTCTGCGAGCATTCTTAAGATAATTTCAATTGTAAAAAACCATAAGAAAAACACTTCAAAACCATGAATAAGCCCTGCATATTCCGCTCTTAGATCAGGATATGTCTCCAACCCAATTAAGATCGCATTCAAAAGGATGACAAACATGACCGTATTCATAAAAAAGCGGTGTCCTACTATTTGTTGTATCGTTTTTTTAAAATTTTGCATTCGTGCACTTCCTCATTCTATTCTATTTTAAGGTGTTAACCGCCAATCGATCGCTTCTTCACCAATCTCCTCTAAGATGGCATTCACCTTTGTAAAAGGCCTGCTGCCAAAAAATCCTTTTCGCGCAGAAAAAGGGCTCGGGTGCGGGCTTTTCAGGATAAAATGTTGCTCATTCGTGATCAGTGCTTCCTTTTGTTCCGCATGTTTTCCCCAAAGGATGAAAATGACTGGTTTTTGTCGCTCGTTTAACGCTCTGATAACTTCATCGGTAAAAAGCTCCCAGCCCTTCCCTTTGTGAGAATTCGGATTGCTTTCTCTCACTGTTAAAACCGTATTTAATAATAACACACCTTGCTCTGCCCACTCCATTAAAAACCCATGGTTTACAGGCTCCAAACCTTGGTCCTCATAAAGTTCACGGTAAATATTTTTTAGTGAAGGGGGGACACGCACCCCTTTTTGGACAGAAAAACTCATGCCGTGCGCCTGTCCTTTTCCGTGGTAGGGGTCTTGCCCAAGAATGACAACTTTTACATCTTCAAATCTTGTTGCTTGAAATGCTGAGAAGACAGCTTTCTTCTCTGGGTAGACGGTTTTGTTGGCATATTCCTTTTCTAGAAAATCCATCAGATCCTTAAAATACTTTTGGGACGCCTCTTTTTCCAGCAAAGCTTTCCACGTTCCACTTACATTTTCCACTGCTTTACCTCCGTTCATTTCTGTCTTTCTTACTTTATCATATAGATGAATTTATTGGTCTCCGGAGTATTCCGTATGAATGGTTTTGCCCTTATTTTTTCATACTAAGACGAGGCCTATCATTCTGAGAAATCACTTCAGATGTGATATAGTGTTTGATAAGTAAATAAGGCTTAATAAACATTGAAATCCTTCCCAGTAACAGATAAAATAAAATACTTGGGTAGATTATTTTTTCAATGTTTCATACTTATTTTTGAAATTGTTACTTTTTTACATAATTAATCAGCCTAATTAACGGTAATGTTATAACACATATTTTGAAGAATAGTACATAAAGCGAGGTTCTTAAGGTGAGTAAAAAAGAAAATCCGACATCTTTAATTGTCATTTTTGGTGCAACGGGAGATCTAGCAAAACGAAAGCTGTATCCTTCCATCTATCGTCTTTATAAAAATGGTAGCATCTCTAAAAACTTTGCTGTTGTCGGCGTTGCAAGACGTCCGCTCACAAATGAGGAGTTCCGTTCTAATGTGTCTAAATCTGTCAGCAGCGTGGCAAATGGCGACGGAAATGTAGAGGAATTCAGCTCTCACTTTTACTACCATCCATTTGATGTGACAAGTAGCGAATCCTATCAACAACTAAAAGGTTTATTGGGTGACCTGGATTCTGACTATGAAACGAATGGTAATCGAATTTTCTATCTTGCCATGGCTCCTGAGTTCTTCGGCACGATTGCGACGAACCTGAAGTCAGAGGGATTGACAGAAACGGATGGCTGGAAACGTCTTGTTATTGAAAAACCGTTCGGACACAATCTTCCATCTGCAAAAGATTTGAATGCTGAAATTCGTCAAGCATTCGATGAATCTGAAATCTATCGTATTGATCATTATCTTGGAAAAGAAATGGTCCAAAATATTGAAGTAATCCGTTTTGCCAACGCTCTTTTCGAACCGCTCTGGAACAACCGCTACATCTCCAACATCCAAATCACCTCTAGTGAAGTGCTTGGAGTCGAGGACCGCGGGCGTTACTACGAGAACTCTGGTGCCTTGCGAGACATGGTGCAAAACCATATGCTTCAGATGGTCGCGCTTCTTGCGATGGAGCCGCCAATCAAGCTGAATCCAGAAGAGATTCGCAGTGAAAAAGTGAAAGTGCTTCGTGCGATGAGAAAGATTGAGCAAGATGATGTCGAGGACTATTTTGTACGCGGTCAATACGGCGCCGGCTTTGTCGACGGTGACCAGGTACAAGGCTATCGTGAGGGAAATTCGGTGGACCCTAACTCCAATACGGAAACATATGTGGCAGGGAAACTGTTGATTGATAATTTCCGCTGGGCAGGTGTTCCGATCTATATCCGAACCGGAAAAAGAATGAGTGAAAAGTCCACGAAGATTATCGTCCAATTCAAGGATATTCCGATGAATTTATATTATAATCGCGGGGAAAAGGTCGATCCTAACCTTCTTGTCATCAACATTCAACCGGAAGAAGGCATCACCTTGCATTTAAATGCGAAAAAATCGGGTAAGGATGTAACAACGACTCCTATCAAACTTGATTACACGAACAACTGCATCGATGGAATTAACACGCCTGAAGCTTATGAGCGTTTGATTTATGATGCGATGCGCGGCGATATGACGAACTTCACTCACTGGGATGAAGTGGCTCTTTCTTGGAGCTTTATCGATGAGATTTCCAAAGCGTGGGAAAACACGAGAGCATTCGACTTCCCTAACTACGAATCAGGTTCCATGGGTCCAAAGCAGGCAGACGGATTATTGGAAAAAGACGGCTTCCACTGGTGGCCATTGTAAGTACTTGAACACGGTGCTTGAAAATAGAAGGGAGACTTTAACACATGAAAGTTTACGATGTATCATCCCCGATTTACACGGGAATGCCAGTAT
This window of the Sutcliffiella horikoshii genome carries:
- a CDS encoding ion transporter; amino-acid sequence: MQNFKKTIQQIVGHRFFMNTVMFVILLNAILIGLETYPDLRAEYAGLIHGFEVFFLWFFTIEIILRMLAEKKLHHFFKSRWNVFDFVIVAGVLFFSGTYFISAIRILRVLRVLRAITVVPSLNRLVTAFLKTIPSLGTIMLLLSLVFYVYAVLGVLLYGDISPEYFGSLHLALVTLFQVITLESWASGVFRPIFAESPLSWVYFVSFILVGTFIVLNLIVGEILNNIQEAKEEELKEEKIEVSKKELAKITNEIAELKQLLLNKEKM
- a CDS encoding uracil-DNA glycosylase; protein product: MENVSGTWKALLEKEASQKYFKDLMDFLEKEYANKTVYPEKKAVFSAFQATRFEDVKVVILGQDPYHGKGQAHGMSFSVQKGVRVPPSLKNIYRELYEDQGLEPVNHGFLMEWAEQGVLLLNTVLTVRESNPNSHKGKGWELFTDEVIRALNERQKPVIFILWGKHAEQKEALITNEQHFILKSPHPSPFSARKGFFGSRPFTKVNAILEEIGEEAIDWRLTP
- the zwf gene encoding glucose-6-phosphate dehydrogenase, which gives rise to MSKKENPTSLIVIFGATGDLAKRKLYPSIYRLYKNGSISKNFAVVGVARRPLTNEEFRSNVSKSVSSVANGDGNVEEFSSHFYYHPFDVTSSESYQQLKGLLGDLDSDYETNGNRIFYLAMAPEFFGTIATNLKSEGLTETDGWKRLVIEKPFGHNLPSAKDLNAEIRQAFDESEIYRIDHYLGKEMVQNIEVIRFANALFEPLWNNRYISNIQITSSEVLGVEDRGRYYENSGALRDMVQNHMLQMVALLAMEPPIKLNPEEIRSEKVKVLRAMRKIEQDDVEDYFVRGQYGAGFVDGDQVQGYREGNSVDPNSNTETYVAGKLLIDNFRWAGVPIYIRTGKRMSEKSTKIIVQFKDIPMNLYYNRGEKVDPNLLVINIQPEEGITLHLNAKKSGKDVTTTPIKLDYTNNCIDGINTPEAYERLIYDAMRGDMTNFTHWDEVALSWSFIDEISKAWENTRAFDFPNYESGSMGPKQADGLLEKDGFHWWPL